A genomic region of Bernardetia sp. ABR2-2B contains the following coding sequences:
- the fumC gene encoding class II fumarate hydratase, whose product MSDFRIEHDTMGEVKVPANNYWGAQTQRSRNNFKIGDEASMPKEIIYAFAYLKKAAAQTNTELGVLAKEKSDLIGKACDEILDGKLDNEFPLVIWQTGSGTQSNMNVNEVVANRGHVINGGKLTDDKKALHPNDDVNKSQSSNDTFPTAMHIAAYKLVTENTIKGIEKLRDTLQSKVEEFKDIVKIGRTHFMDATPVTLGQEFSGYVQQLNNSLRCIKNALEMVKELALGGTAVGTGLNTPKGYDVLVAQKIANLTGFPFVTAPNKFESLAAHDAMVELSGALKRTAVSLMKIGNDIRMLGSGPRCGIGEIMLPENEPGSSIMPGKVNPTQPEAMTMVCAQVMGNDMAVSVGGSNGHFELNVFKPLIAANVLQSARLIGDACVSFTDNCAAGIKPNNEVIQKHLENSLMLVTALNTHIGYEKSAKIAKKAHQENKTLRQAAVELEYLTSEDFDKWVVPAEMTGSLK is encoded by the coding sequence ATGTCAGATTTTCGTATTGAACACGATACAATGGGCGAGGTAAAAGTACCTGCCAACAACTACTGGGGCGCACAAACGCAGCGTAGCCGTAACAATTTCAAAATTGGTGATGAAGCTTCTATGCCTAAAGAAATTATTTATGCGTTTGCGTATCTCAAAAAAGCTGCTGCACAAACGAATACAGAATTAGGTGTTTTGGCGAAAGAAAAAAGCGACCTTATTGGAAAAGCTTGTGATGAAATTTTAGATGGAAAATTAGATAATGAATTTCCGTTAGTTATTTGGCAAACAGGTTCTGGAACGCAGTCAAATATGAATGTAAACGAAGTAGTTGCTAATCGTGGACACGTCATAAATGGTGGAAAACTGACAGATGATAAAAAAGCATTGCACCCAAATGATGATGTAAACAAGTCGCAGTCTTCGAATGATACATTTCCTACGGCCATGCACATTGCAGCCTACAAATTAGTAACAGAAAATACTATCAAAGGAATTGAAAAACTCCGTGATACACTCCAAAGTAAAGTAGAAGAGTTTAAAGACATCGTAAAAATAGGTCGTACTCACTTTATGGACGCTACGCCTGTTACATTAGGACAAGAATTTTCTGGGTATGTTCAGCAATTAAATAATTCTTTGCGTTGCATCAAAAACGCACTAGAAATGGTAAAAGAATTAGCTTTAGGTGGAACTGCCGTAGGAACTGGACTCAATACGCCAAAAGGATATGATGTTTTGGTTGCTCAAAAAATTGCTAACCTTACAGGTTTCCCATTCGTAACTGCACCAAATAAATTTGAATCATTAGCTGCCCATGATGCAATGGTTGAGCTTTCAGGAGCTTTGAAACGTACTGCTGTTTCGCTTATGAAAATAGGAAATGATATTCGAATGTTAGGCTCAGGTCCTCGTTGTGGAATTGGAGAAATTATGCTTCCAGAAAACGAACCAGGTTCTTCTATTATGCCTGGAAAAGTAAATCCTACTCAGCCAGAAGCGATGACAATGGTTTGCGCCCAAGTAATGGGAAATGATATGGCTGTTTCGGTAGGTGGCTCAAATGGACACTTCGAACTCAATGTTTTCAAACCTTTGATTGCTGCAAACGTACTTCAATCGGCTCGTTTGATTGGAGATGCTTGTGTTTCATTTACAGATAATTGTGCTGCTGGTATCAAACCAAACAATGAAGTTATTCAAAAACATTTAGAAAACTCATTGATGCTTGTTACTGCTCTCAATACGCATATTGGTTATGAAAAATCTGCCAAAATTGCTAAAAAAGCGCATCAAGAAAACAAAACGCTCCGTCAAGCTGCCGTAGAATTAGAATATTTGACATCAGAAGATTTTGATAAGTGGGTTGTTCCTGCTGAAATGACAGGCTCTTTGAAGTAA
- a CDS encoding sigma-70 family RNA polymerase sigma factor: protein MNRELENIFLVGLEENKQKLLRICSAYSTDQEDRNDLFQEVLMNIWKSMPSFKANSSLSTWMYRVTLNVCLNARTKLTKKKKQFINMDSVTLSKYEGETSVEEENPLLIYMRSCIKEMNEADKAVITLHLEELPYKEIADVTGITENHVAVKIKRIKKKLLTCINSKSC, encoded by the coding sequence ATGAACCGAGAACTTGAAAATATCTTTTTGGTGGGATTGGAAGAAAACAAGCAAAAATTGCTTCGGATTTGTTCGGCATATTCCACAGACCAAGAGGATAGAAATGACCTTTTCCAAGAGGTATTGATGAATATTTGGAAGTCAATGCCTTCTTTTAAAGCTAATAGTTCACTCAGCACTTGGATGTACAGAGTAACACTTAATGTCTGTCTGAATGCACGAACTAAACTGACCAAAAAGAAAAAGCAATTTATAAACATGGATAGTGTTACACTTTCTAAGTACGAAGGAGAAACAAGTGTGGAAGAAGAGAATCCATTACTCATTTATATGCGCTCCTGTATTAAAGAAATGAATGAAGCCGATAAAGCAGTAATTACTCTCCACTTAGAAGAGTTGCCTTACAAGGAAATTGCTGATGTTACAGGTATTACAGAAAACCATGTGGCAGTCAAAATCAAACGAATTAAAAAGAAATTATTAACCTGTATAAACTCAAAATCATGCTAG
- a CDS encoding DUF3887 domain-containing protein has product MKTILFIAMMIFPFFTFGQSESVASKEVAAKFEQYYNQDEYQKIFDLFDATMKEALPLEKTTGFMKQLKAQVGSIENREFIKYVNSSYASYKTKFTGAILDLRVSLNSQNQINGLLVKPYIENNIPILERNQTKLILPFKEEWTVFWGGDTKELNYHVDNEAQKYAFDIIIKDEKGSSHKTDGSTNEDYYAFGKELIAPCDAEVVLVVDGIKDNIPGEMNPIYVPGNTVVLKTANNEYLFFAHFKQHSIVVKQGQKIKQGELLGLCGNSGNSSEPHLHFHIQNDEDINKSTGAKCYFDNLIVNEKEINDYSPIKGDKIKSSL; this is encoded by the coding sequence ATGAAAACCATATTATTTATTGCAATGATGATTTTTCCTTTCTTTACTTTCGGTCAGTCTGAAAGTGTTGCTTCAAAAGAAGTTGCTGCTAAGTTTGAGCAATATTACAATCAAGATGAATATCAAAAAATATTTGACCTCTTTGATGCTACTATGAAGGAGGCTCTTCCTTTAGAAAAAACTACAGGTTTTATGAAACAGCTAAAAGCTCAAGTGGGTAGTATTGAAAACCGAGAGTTCATTAAATATGTCAATAGCTCGTATGCTTCTTATAAAACAAAATTTACTGGAGCTATTTTAGATTTGCGAGTTTCACTCAACTCTCAAAATCAAATAAATGGACTACTAGTAAAGCCATATATAGAAAATAATATTCCTATATTAGAGAGAAACCAAACTAAATTGATATTGCCTTTCAAGGAAGAGTGGACAGTTTTTTGGGGTGGTGATACGAAAGAGTTGAACTATCACGTAGATAACGAGGCACAAAAGTACGCATTTGATATAATTATCAAAGATGAAAAGGGAAGTTCTCACAAAACTGATGGCAGTACAAATGAAGACTACTACGCCTTTGGAAAAGAACTTATAGCTCCTTGTGATGCTGAAGTGGTACTCGTTGTAGATGGAATCAAGGATAATATACCAGGGGAAATGAATCCAATTTATGTTCCAGGGAATACGGTTGTTTTGAAAACAGCTAATAACGAATATTTATTCTTTGCTCACTTCAAACAACATTCAATTGTAGTGAAACAAGGTCAAAAAATAAAACAAGGCGAACTATTAGGACTTTGTGGAAACTCTGGCAATTCTTCTGAACCTCACTTACACTTCCATATTCAAAATGATGAAGATATCAACAAATCTACAGGTGCAAAATGCTACTTTGATAATTTAATTGTGAATGAAAAAGAGATAAATGATTACTCGCCCATCAAAGGAGATAAAATTAAAAGTAGTTTGTAG